From one Tistrella bauzanensis genomic stretch:
- a CDS encoding L,D-transpeptidase family protein yields MLVRYDPLLAKFRFWWRDRRLPVAIGRNGITVAKREGDGATPIGTLPIRRVLYRADRIEPPQTRLPVEEILPEHGWCDEPENPFYNRPVDLPFPAHHERLWRDDHVYDLIAVLGWNDAPVVPGRGSAIFLHVARPDFAGTEGCIALAMDDLRGVLADAGPGDTLTISARF; encoded by the coding sequence ATGCTTGTACGTTATGATCCCCTGCTCGCAAAATTCCGGTTCTGGTGGCGTGATCGGCGATTGCCGGTCGCGATCGGCCGCAACGGCATCACGGTCGCCAAGCGCGAAGGTGACGGTGCCACCCCGATCGGCACCTTGCCGATCCGCCGGGTGCTGTATCGGGCCGACCGCATCGAGCCGCCGCAGACCCGGCTGCCGGTCGAGGAAATCCTCCCCGAGCATGGCTGGTGCGACGAGCCGGAGAACCCGTTCTACAATCGCCCGGTCGATCTGCCCTTCCCCGCCCATCACGAACGGTTGTGGCGCGACGACCACGTCTATGACCTGATCGCGGTGCTGGGCTGGAATGATGCACCGGTGGTGCCGGGCCGTGGCAGCGCCATCTTTCTGCACGTGGCCCGGCCGGATTTCGCCGGCACCGAGGGCTGCATCGCGCTGGCGATGGATGACCTGCGCGGCGTGCTGGCCGATGCCGGCCCCGGCGACACGCTGACCATCAGCGCCCGCTTCTGA
- a CDS encoding zinc-dependent alcohol dehydrogenase, whose translation MTATARALWTTAPGRFEIRAQPLPAPGMDEVLVTTLQTAVSRGTETLIATGGVPETEYQRMRAPFQEGDFPFPVKYGYAAVGQTPDGGRVFALHPHQDRFVLPRAALRPVPDIVPTARAVLAANMETALNVLWDAGAGPGDRITVIGAGLVGLLAARLARRLPGAVVQIVDRDQGRGDQARALDLDFRAPDAATPDRDIVINASASGAGLDQALTLAGFEATVVEASWHGSRPVSLHLGHGFHARRLRLISSQVGHVAAGRRARLTHADRLDVALGLLDDPALDALVVDAVAFDQAPARLPGHLSGTGPDPALTGTVLRLIY comes from the coding sequence ATGACGGCCACTGCGCGGGCCTTGTGGACGACAGCGCCAGGCCGGTTCGAGATCCGCGCCCAGCCCCTGCCTGCGCCGGGCATGGACGAGGTGTTGGTGACCACCCTGCAAACCGCCGTCAGCCGGGGCACAGAAACCCTGATCGCCACCGGAGGCGTGCCGGAGACAGAATACCAACGCATGCGCGCACCCTTTCAGGAGGGCGATTTCCCGTTCCCGGTCAAATATGGTTATGCGGCGGTGGGGCAAACACCCGATGGCGGGCGGGTCTTCGCGCTGCACCCGCATCAGGACCGGTTCGTTCTGCCCCGGGCCGCCCTGCGGCCGGTGCCCGATATTGTGCCCACCGCGCGCGCGGTGCTGGCCGCCAATATGGAAACCGCGCTGAACGTGCTGTGGGATGCCGGCGCCGGGCCGGGCGACCGGATCACCGTGATCGGCGCCGGGCTGGTCGGGCTGCTGGCCGCGCGTCTGGCCCGGCGCCTGCCGGGGGCGGTGGTGCAGATCGTCGACCGCGACCAGGGCCGAGGCGATCAGGCGCGGGCACTGGATCTGGATTTCCGCGCGCCCGACGCGGCGACACCCGACCGCGACATCGTGATCAACGCCAGCGCATCGGGTGCCGGGCTGGATCAGGCGCTGACCCTGGCCGGGTTCGAGGCGACGGTGGTCGAGGCGAGCTGGCATGGCAGCCGGCCGGTGAGCCTGCATCTGGGCCATGGCTTCCACGCCCGCCGGCTGCGGCTGATATCGTCGCAGGTCGGCCATGTCGCGGCCGGCCGGCGCGCCAGACTGACCCATGCCGACCGGCTGGACGTGGCACTCGGTCTGCTGGACGATCCGGCGCTGGACGCGCTGGTGGTCGATGCGGTGGCCTTTGATCAGGCGCCGGCGCGTCTGCCCGGCCATCTGTCGGGCACCGGCCCCGATCCGGCGCTGACCGGCACCGTGCTGCGCCTGATCTATTGA
- the ribA gene encoding GTP cyclohydrolase II, which produces MSDANERHLQRAQAELRAGGAVLLRDDQNDVLVMSPERAAPDRLAALAALTGAPADLLISRRRAALAGLVAPIDSDDPRGVEPVAAPIRDIHDPSWRLAADPMLSGDGATARAHALGRLRPAGRASAAAIALAKRGGLLPALVAVERPAGQLPGAAATLDPVVIDARLLKEGQIAAGHLTQVAEARVPLADAENCRLIAFRPADGGPEHLAIVVGEPNPAAPILARLHSECFTGDLLGSLRCDCGEQLKGAIRAMAASGGGVVLYLAQEGRGIGLINKLRAYALQDRGLDTVDANLTLGYEADERDFRPAAEMLRALGHTRIRLLTNNPAKVVALGTHGIEVVERVPHAFPANGHNAGYLSTKARRAGHML; this is translated from the coding sequence ATGAGCGACGCGAATGAGCGGCACCTTCAGCGTGCCCAGGCGGAATTGCGCGCTGGTGGTGCCGTGCTGTTGCGCGACGACCAGAACGATGTCCTGGTGATGTCGCCGGAACGGGCGGCGCCCGACCGGCTGGCGGCCCTGGCAGCCCTGACCGGCGCCCCCGCCGATCTGCTGATTTCGCGTCGCCGTGCCGCCCTGGCCGGGCTGGTGGCCCCGATCGACTCCGATGACCCACGCGGGGTGGAGCCTGTGGCGGCCCCGATCCGTGATATTCACGACCCGTCCTGGCGGCTGGCGGCCGACCCGATGCTGTCGGGCGACGGCGCCACGGCGCGCGCCCATGCCCTGGGCCGGCTCAGGCCCGCAGGGCGCGCCTCGGCGGCCGCGATCGCGCTTGCCAAGCGCGGCGGGTTGCTGCCGGCGCTGGTGGCGGTGGAGCGCCCCGCCGGCCAGTTGCCCGGTGCCGCCGCGACGCTCGACCCGGTGGTGATCGACGCCCGGTTGCTGAAGGAAGGCCAGATCGCCGCCGGCCATCTGACACAGGTGGCCGAGGCCCGTGTGCCGCTGGCCGATGCCGAAAATTGCCGGCTGATCGCCTTCCGCCCGGCCGATGGCGGGCCTGAACATCTGGCGATCGTGGTGGGAGAGCCCAACCCGGCGGCGCCGATCCTGGCCCGGCTGCATTCCGAATGCTTCACCGGCGATCTGCTGGGTTCGCTGCGCTGCGATTGCGGCGAACAGTTGAAAGGTGCCATCCGTGCCATGGCCGCCAGCGGCGGCGGCGTTGTGCTGTATCTAGCCCAGGAAGGCCGCGGCATTGGGCTGATCAACAAGCTGCGCGCCTATGCATTGCAGGATCGCGGGCTGGATACGGTCGATGCCAATCTGACGCTGGGTTACGAGGCGGATGAACGCGATTTCCGCCCGGCGGCCGAGATGCTGCGGGCGCTGGGCCACACCCGCATCCGGCTGTTGACCAACAACCCGGCCAAGGTGGTGGCGCTGGGCACCCATGGCATCGAGGTGGTGGAGCGGGTGCCCCATGCCTTCCCCGCCAATGGCCACAATGCCGGCTATCTGTCGACCAAGGCACGGCGCGCCGGCCATATGCTGTAA
- a CDS encoding CDP-alcohol phosphatidyltransferase family protein, producing MTAKREAAPLATLRLDAGLHAIGATGAVAAAGILLAMQDDSLLSPVYPVKAVAWLACALALAWPALAQHLPQRRIGPANRVTLFRAGLVALVAAAIGEPLMAHDQGGGSALTAWVLFATAAICLALDGVDGWIARRRKVASPFGARFDMELDALFVAVLSLAALDAGRAGGWVLVAGGLRYAWVLASWIWPLLARPLPASHRRRAVCALGVAALVGALNPVSAVAGTVSAALAVAMLAASFAIDLVLVLRKRADDGSAGGDTDNMAHTGRGPS from the coding sequence ATGACAGCGAAACGAGAGGCCGCTCCCCTGGCCACCCTGCGGCTCGATGCCGGCCTGCATGCGATCGGTGCCACCGGGGCGGTGGCGGCCGCGGGCATCTTGCTCGCCATGCAGGATGACAGCCTGCTGTCGCCGGTCTATCCCGTCAAGGCCGTGGCCTGGCTGGCCTGCGCGCTGGCTCTGGCCTGGCCGGCACTGGCCCAGCATCTGCCGCAGCGGCGCATTGGCCCTGCCAATCGTGTCACCCTGTTCCGCGCCGGTCTGGTGGCGCTGGTCGCGGCCGCGATCGGCGAGCCGTTGATGGCGCATGATCAGGGCGGCGGCTCGGCCCTGACCGCCTGGGTGCTGTTCGCCACCGCCGCCATCTGTCTGGCGCTGGACGGGGTGGATGGCTGGATCGCGCGGCGCCGCAAGGTGGCGAGCCCGTTCGGCGCCCGGTTCGACATGGAGCTTGATGCCCTGTTCGTGGCCGTGCTGTCGCTGGCGGCGCTGGATGCAGGCCGGGCCGGCGGCTGGGTTCTGGTGGCGGGCGGCCTGCGCTATGCCTGGGTGTTGGCATCGTGGATCTGGCCGCTACTGGCCCGGCCGCTGCCGGCCAGCCATCGCCGCCGTGCCGTCTGCGCGCTGGGTGTGGCGGCGCTGGTGGGTGCGCTGAACCCGGTCTCGGCCGTGGCCGGCACCGTCTCGGCGGCGCTCGCGGTTGCCATGCTCGCCGCCTCTTTCGCCATCGATCTGGTTCTGGTGCTGCGCAAGCGGGCCGATGACGGCAGCGCCGGCGGCGACACCGACAACATGGCCCATACAGGGAGAGGACCGTCATGA
- a CDS encoding class I SAM-dependent methyltransferase, with product MSEQRARRLALSTALGLAKRGYFIPYRYAEQVEAARPKGPHPAAEALFQAMEPVFAAVLDAAADYRDDLARLAGARPPAPRWSQDWFPRLDALAAYTMVRAARPRRIIEVGSGHSTRFIVQALRDDGHGAEMTAIDPEPRAAIDELGIAVIRKPLQSVPLGHFAALGPGDMLVVDSSHILMPGSDVDIVLNRILPILPKGVLIHFHDIFLPDGYPQSWAWRGYNEQPAVAALLFTGGYKPLFASRYVATRMTGRVQNGIAGGLPLLEGAYESSLWLEKLVDAAVAPPD from the coding sequence CGACCGCGCTCGGTCTGGCAAAGCGCGGCTATTTCATTCCATATCGTTATGCGGAACAGGTGGAGGCGGCCCGACCCAAGGGGCCGCATCCGGCCGCCGAGGCGCTGTTCCAGGCCATGGAACCGGTGTTTGCGGCCGTGCTGGATGCCGCGGCCGATTATCGCGACGATCTGGCACGCCTTGCCGGTGCGCGGCCGCCGGCGCCGCGCTGGTCGCAGGACTGGTTTCCGCGACTGGATGCGCTGGCCGCCTATACCATGGTGCGGGCAGCCCGGCCGCGGCGGATCATCGAGGTTGGATCGGGCCATTCCACACGCTTCATCGTTCAGGCATTGAGGGATGACGGCCACGGCGCCGAGATGACCGCGATCGACCCCGAACCGCGCGCCGCGATCGACGAACTTGGCATCGCGGTGATCCGCAAGCCGCTGCAAAGTGTGCCGCTGGGCCATTTCGCGGCGCTGGGCCCGGGCGACATGCTGGTGGTGGACAGCAGCCATATCCTGATGCCGGGCAGTGACGTCGACATCGTGCTGAACCGGATTCTGCCGATCCTGCCCAAGGGCGTTCTGATTCATTTCCACGACATCTTCCTGCCTGACGGCTATCCGCAGAGCTGGGCGTGGCGGGGCTATAACGAACAGCCGGCGGTGGCGGCACTGCTGTTCACCGGCGGTTACAAGCCGCTGTTCGCCAGCCGCTACGTCGCCACCCGGATGACCGGCCGGGTGCAGAACGGTATCGCCGGTGGCCTGCCGCTGCTGGAAGGCGCCTATGAATCCAGCCTGTGGCTGGAAAAGCTGGTCGATGCGGCGGTGGCGCCGCCGGATTGA
- a CDS encoding RibD family protein yields MTLPPPSRRSAATATATAAPVAAPRLVRLGHDHIWAGLLAIAAANQPVAGLALCRDGGLRPVTNPAEADAILINDPAHPSGPAWPAGGWATRIEVEPAAARLLDLYLPVLRAAPDHRPRVYAHLAQSLDGRIATMSGCSQWLSGEEDLVHAHRMRALSDAVLVGAATVAADDPRLTVRLVDGPNPLRVVIDSGGRLGTDHKLFGDGAAPTLVVHADDMPAPAGCVAGGDAVTGLPVPRSACGRLDPVAALAALRRLGIRRLFVEGGGVTVSRLIEARLVDRLQVAIAPVLLGSGRPVLCLPEIDDLAEALRPPCRNFILGPDILVECCFDLVEARA; encoded by the coding sequence ATGACCCTGCCGCCGCCCAGCCGCCGGTCCGCCGCCACCGCAACAGCGACCGCCGCCCCGGTGGCGGCCCCGCGACTGGTGCGGCTGGGGCACGACCATATCTGGGCCGGCCTGCTGGCGATCGCCGCCGCCAACCAGCCGGTGGCGGGGCTGGCGCTGTGTCGTGACGGCGGCTTGCGACCGGTGACGAACCCCGCCGAGGCCGATGCGATCCTGATCAATGACCCGGCCCATCCATCGGGCCCTGCATGGCCTGCCGGCGGCTGGGCGACCCGGATCGAGGTGGAACCGGCCGCGGCACGGCTGCTGGATCTGTATCTGCCGGTGCTGCGCGCCGCACCCGACCACCGGCCACGGGTCTATGCCCATCTGGCGCAGAGTCTGGACGGTCGCATCGCCACCATGAGCGGCTGTTCGCAATGGCTGTCGGGCGAGGAGGATCTCGTTCATGCCCACCGTATGCGCGCCCTGTCGGATGCCGTGCTGGTCGGCGCCGCCACCGTTGCCGCCGACGACCCGCGCCTGACCGTGCGGCTGGTCGATGGCCCCAACCCATTGCGCGTGGTCATCGACAGCGGCGGCAGGCTTGGCACCGACCACAAGCTGTTCGGCGACGGCGCTGCCCCCACCCTGGTCGTCCATGCCGATGACATGCCGGCGCCCGCTGGCTGCGTTGCCGGCGGTGATGCGGTCACCGGGCTGCCGGTGCCGCGCAGCGCCTGCGGCCGGCTGGATCCGGTGGCCGCACTGGCGGCCCTGCGGCGCCTGGGCATCCGCCGCCTGTTCGTGGAAGGCGGCGGGGTCACGGTGTCGCGTCTGATCGAGGCGCGGCTGGTCGACCGGCTTCAGGTCGCCATCGCCCCGGTGCTGCTGGGATCGGGCCGGCCGGTGCTGTGCCTGCCGGAAATCGACGATCTGGCCGAGGCGCTGCGCCCGCCCTGCCGCAATTTCATCCTGGGGCCGGATATCCTGGTGGAATGCTGCTTCGATCTGGTGGAGGCGCGGGCATGA
- a CDS encoding YggS family pyridoxal phosphate-dependent enzyme has protein sequence MTDVKANLAHVRAEIDRVARDAGRVPADVTLVAVSKTHDGPAIRPALDAGQRVFGENRVQEAAGKWPALRADFPDIELHLIGPLQTNKLREAVELFDVIQSVDRPKLARKLAEEAGQAGRLPRLLVQVNTGEEPQKAGVLPADLDGFLRECREELGLGIKGLMCIPPVDDQPGPHFALLADMAKAHDLPVLSMGMSGDFTVAVQLGATHVRVGTAIFGSRPPLPGA, from the coding sequence ATGACCGACGTCAAGGCCAACCTGGCTCATGTCAGGGCCGAGATCGACCGCGTCGCCCGCGATGCCGGGCGCGTACCCGCCGATGTGACCCTGGTCGCCGTGTCCAAGACCCATGACGGGCCGGCGATCCGGCCGGCGCTGGACGCGGGGCAGCGGGTGTTCGGGGAGAACCGGGTTCAGGAAGCGGCCGGCAAATGGCCCGCGCTGCGCGCGGACTTTCCCGATATCGAACTGCATCTGATCGGGCCGTTGCAGACCAACAAACTGCGCGAGGCGGTTGAGCTGTTCGACGTGATCCAGAGCGTCGACCGGCCGAAACTGGCGCGCAAACTGGCGGAAGAGGCGGGGCAGGCAGGCCGTCTGCCGCGGCTGCTGGTGCAGGTGAATACCGGCGAGGAGCCGCAGAAAGCCGGGGTGCTGCCGGCCGATCTGGATGGATTTCTGCGTGAATGCCGCGAGGAGCTGGGCCTGGGCATCAAGGGGCTGATGTGCATTCCACCGGTCGATGATCAGCCGGGGCCGCATTTCGCCCTGCTGGCCGATATGGCGAAAGCCCATGACCTGCCGGTGTTGAGCATGGGGATGAGCGGCGATTTCACCGTCGCGGTGCAACTGGGCGCCACCCATGTCCGGGTTGGCACGGCGATCTTCGGCAGCCGGCCGCCGCTGCCCGGCGCCTGA
- a CDS encoding thiamine phosphate synthase: MHRLTVLVTDRPRQGPPEAGLTRGLRRGDAVLLRDYPAADRPALARRWRAITRARGLVLIIAGDIGLALAVGADGLHLPGHLMHRPDIQRRPRPMLVTAAAHGRVDLIRARRLKVDLVLVSPVLPTRSHPGARVLGPLRFRALATRAGLPVLAMGGMTATTFRQVTPCPNLKGFAAIDAFAR; the protein is encoded by the coding sequence ATGCACCGCCTGACGGTTCTGGTCACCGACCGCCCCCGCCAGGGCCCGCCCGAAGCCGGCCTGACCCGGGGCCTCAGGCGTGGCGACGCCGTGCTGCTGCGCGATTATCCGGCGGCCGACCGTCCCGCCCTCGCCCGTCGCTGGCGCGCCATCACCCGCGCGCGCGGCCTGGTCCTGATCATCGCCGGCGATATCGGGCTGGCGCTGGCGGTGGGGGCCGACGGTCTGCATCTGCCCGGCCACCTTATGCATCGGCCCGATATCCAGCGTCGGCCGCGCCCGATGCTGGTAACCGCCGCCGCCCATGGCCGGGTCGATCTGATCCGCGCCCGGCGCCTGAAGGTCGATCTGGTCCTGGTCTCCCCGGTGCTGCCCACCCGCAGCCACCCCGGCGCCCGGGTGCTGGGGCCGCTGCGCTTCCGGGCACTGGCCACGCGCGCCGGCCTGCCGGTGCTGGCGATGGGCGGCATGACCGCCACCACGTTTCGCCAGGTGACCCCCTGCCCCAACCTCAAGGGCTTCGCGGCCATCGACGCCTTCGCGCGCTGA
- a CDS encoding YceI family protein produces the protein MAGLIAAAAVFGTGRMARAEPATYTLDPEHAVVGFLVMHAGFANVLGRFDQVEGSFVFDEAAPALEQGEIRVKTASVSTAHDKRDEHLRGPDFLNADEFPEMIFRLDQAEATAGRQGTVTGTLELLGVRKPLTLDVTWNKSAEYPFGTGVFGARPYVVGVSARGTIRRSDFGMTYGLDGDLVGDEISLILEMEARRE, from the coding sequence ATGGCGGGTTTGATCGCCGCCGCGGCGGTCTTCGGTACGGGCCGGATGGCACGTGCCGAGCCTGCGACCTACACGCTCGATCCCGAACACGCCGTGGTCGGCTTTCTGGTGATGCATGCGGGCTTTGCCAATGTGCTGGGCCGGTTCGATCAGGTGGAGGGCAGCTTTGTGTTCGACGAGGCGGCGCCTGCGCTGGAGCAGGGCGAGATCCGGGTGAAGACCGCCAGCGTGTCGACCGCCCACGACAAGCGCGACGAGCATCTGCGCGGCCCCGATTTCCTGAACGCCGATGAATTTCCCGAGATGATCTTCCGGCTGGATCAGGCCGAGGCGACCGCCGGTCGGCAGGGCACCGTGACCGGCACGCTGGAGCTTCTGGGCGTCCGCAAGCCGCTGACACTTGACGTCACATGGAACAAGAGCGCCGAATATCCCTTCGGCACTGGCGTATTCGGCGCGCGCCCCTATGTTGTGGGGGTTTCTGCGCGTGGTACGATCCGGCGCAGCGATTTCGGCATGACCTACGGCCTGGACGGCGACCTTGTCGGTGACGAGATCTCGCTGATCCTTGAAATGGAGGCACGCCGGGAGTGA